In one Komagataeibacter sp. FNDCR2 genomic region, the following are encoded:
- a CDS encoding DUF1656 domain-containing protein, with protein MLSEFNLFGVFMAPIVVYAVAALPVTMLLRSLLWWCGIMKWFWHLALFEVALYTCVLCLMILYI; from the coding sequence ATGCTGAGCGAATTCAATCTATTCGGTGTCTTCATGGCGCCGATTGTCGTCTATGCTGTCGCCGCCCTGCCCGTCACCATGCTGCTCCGGTCCCTGCTGTGGTGGTGCGGCATCATGAAATGGTTCTGGCATCTCGCCCTGTTCGAGGTCGCGCTTTACACTTGCGTCCTCTGCCTCATGATCCTGTACATCTGA
- a CDS encoding carbon-nitrogen hydrolase family protein, whose protein sequence is MRTTVIQMAPGASAPENIERARALIGAAVRSDKPELVILPEMWSCLGGTRDMKFAAAESLPAPDDSGEAGPLYRFLSTMAREHGITLHGGSIGEKHGGRLFNTSVLFDATGHECARYRKIHLFDVTTPGGEGYRESDTYEPGSDIVTAALPHGMTAGLAICYDIRFPALFHALRARGANVLLVPAAFTVETGLAHWETLLRARAIETQCWLVACGTTGTHTDESGQKRRTYGHSMIIDPWGTIVAQVSDGPGWSTARLDRGVTDSIRERMPVMAHHRLSIHTP, encoded by the coding sequence ATGCGCACCACTGTCATCCAGATGGCGCCCGGCGCATCCGCGCCCGAGAATATCGAACGCGCCCGCGCGCTGATCGGCGCCGCCGTCCGCTCGGACAAGCCTGAGCTGGTCATCCTGCCTGAAATGTGGAGCTGCCTTGGCGGCACACGGGACATGAAGTTCGCCGCCGCCGAAAGCCTGCCCGCCCCCGATGATTCGGGTGAGGCCGGGCCGCTGTACCGGTTCCTGTCCACCATGGCGCGCGAGCATGGCATCACGCTCCATGGCGGCTCCATAGGGGAGAAGCATGGCGGCAGGCTGTTCAATACCTCCGTGCTGTTCGACGCGACGGGCCATGAGTGCGCGCGCTACCGCAAGATCCACCTGTTCGACGTCACCACGCCGGGCGGCGAAGGCTACCGGGAGAGTGATACCTACGAACCCGGCTCCGACATCGTGACCGCCGCCCTGCCCCATGGCATGACGGCGGGGCTGGCCATCTGTTACGACATCCGTTTTCCCGCCCTGTTCCATGCGCTGCGCGCGCGCGGCGCGAACGTGCTGCTGGTGCCTGCCGCCTTTACGGTCGAGACCGGCCTCGCGCATTGGGAGACGCTGCTGCGCGCCCGCGCCATCGAGACCCAGTGCTGGCTGGTCGCCTGCGGCACCACCGGCACCCATACGGATGAAAGCGGCCAGAAACGCCGCACCTACGGCCATTCCATGATCATCGACCCGTGGGGGACCATCGTGGCGCAGGTCTCGGACGGGCCGGGATGGAGCACCGCCCGCCTTGACCGGGGTGTTACGGACAGCATCCGCGAGCGCATGCCGGTCATGGCCCATCACCGCCTGTCCATCCACACTCCATGA
- a CDS encoding NAD kinase, with translation MSDTSYPGWTDGAVPTRLSFAAAPNESAQIWLERLVGQYGQCAPEEADALICLGGDGFMLEMLHTTLGRALPVYGINCGTVGFLMNPAVPDNLPERLAATQAAILHPLRMKARTREGECVHALALNDVFLFRQTRQAAKIRIEVDGRVRLPELICDGVLISTPAGSTAYNLSAHGPIVPLSANLLPLTPISAFRPRRWRGALLPSTAQVRFDILETDKRPVAAVADFTEVRDVISVEISEARELHTTVLFDPGQSLSERIITEQFTA, from the coding sequence ATGAGTGACACATCCTACCCGGGATGGACCGACGGGGCCGTGCCCACGCGGCTGAGTTTCGCCGCCGCCCCCAACGAGAGCGCGCAGATCTGGCTGGAACGCCTGGTGGGGCAGTACGGCCAGTGCGCGCCGGAGGAAGCGGACGCCCTGATCTGCCTGGGCGGGGATGGCTTCATGCTGGAGATGCTGCATACGACGCTGGGCCGCGCGCTGCCGGTCTATGGCATCAACTGCGGGACGGTGGGCTTTCTCATGAACCCCGCCGTGCCCGACAACCTGCCCGAACGCCTGGCCGCAACACAGGCCGCCATCCTGCACCCCCTGCGCATGAAGGCCCGCACGCGGGAGGGGGAATGCGTGCATGCGCTGGCGCTCAATGACGTGTTCCTGTTCCGCCAGACGCGGCAGGCCGCGAAAATCCGTATCGAGGTGGATGGCCGCGTGCGCCTGCCCGAACTGATATGCGATGGCGTGCTGATCTCGACCCCGGCGGGATCGACCGCCTACAACCTGTCCGCCCATGGGCCGATCGTGCCGCTTTCGGCCAACCTGCTGCCCCTGACCCCCATAAGCGCGTTCCGCCCCCGCCGGTGGCGTGGCGCCCTGCTGCCGTCCACCGCGCAGGTCCGTTTCGACATTCTGGAAACCGACAAGCGCCCCGTCGCCGCCGTTGCCGATTTTACCGAGGTGCGTGACGTCATTTCCGTCGAGATCAGCGAGGCGCGCGAACTCCACACCACCGTCCTGTTCGATCCCGGGCAGAGCCTGTCCGAGCGGATCATAACCGAACAGTTCACCGCCTGA
- a CDS encoding ABC transporter ATP-binding protein, which produces MSPFSIRLVAKALKAFPDAPDLSFSAGTGACLAIVNDRGECLSVLADMLAGHALVHAGHILVDGTDVTRWPAARRPCALVGWRDPLFPHLNVQANLAFALRARGLGAQAVAARVSAILALLGLDGLEAARPATLAPEQALRVMIGRALVWDPAVLVLEDPFTRLPPASRATMHRLIGRLVRARGLCVVLLTREREDALLLGDTIAYMSGMEIVQAGSALDLFERPACDRVATGFGHANSLTVRVATVEDDVAMAHLPGGLPVEAMAAPDVAADHLATLCIRPDQIAVIFPTRPGMMVSAEPDGPPPLEATLTDLRQMGDHVLLRFRLENGEELLARRPPTAALQRVAPGRTALLAWQPGQAIAFPFRGEMG; this is translated from the coding sequence ATGTCTCCTTTCTCCATAAGGCTGGTTGCCAAGGCGCTGAAGGCATTTCCCGATGCGCCGGACCTGTCGTTTTCCGCCGGGACGGGTGCGTGTCTGGCTATCGTGAACGACCGGGGCGAATGTCTGTCCGTACTGGCAGATATGCTTGCGGGGCATGCGTTGGTGCATGCCGGGCATATCCTTGTCGATGGTACCGACGTGACCCGATGGCCCGCGGCGCGGCGTCCCTGCGCGCTGGTGGGGTGGCGGGATCCGCTGTTTCCGCATCTGAACGTGCAGGCCAACCTGGCCTTCGCCCTGCGCGCGCGCGGGCTGGGCGCGCAGGCCGTGGCCGCGCGGGTCAGCGCCATTCTCGCGCTGCTGGGTCTGGACGGGCTGGAAGCCGCCCGCCCCGCCACGCTCGCGCCCGAACAGGCGCTGCGGGTCATGATCGGCCGCGCACTGGTGTGGGATCCGGCCGTGCTGGTGCTGGAAGACCCGTTCACGCGCCTGCCGCCCGCCAGCCGGGCGACCATGCACCGCCTGATTGGCCGGCTTGTCCGCGCGCGCGGGCTGTGCGTGGTGCTGCTGACGCGTGAGCGTGAGGACGCGCTGCTGCTGGGCGATACGATCGCCTACATGTCCGGCATGGAAATCGTGCAGGCGGGCAGCGCGCTGGATCTGTTTGAACGCCCGGCCTGTGACCGGGTCGCCACCGGATTCGGCCATGCCAACAGCCTGACGGTGCGCGTGGCCACGGTGGAGGATGACGTGGCCATGGCGCACCTGCCCGGCGGCCTGCCGGTGGAGGCCATGGCCGCGCCGGACGTGGCGGCGGACCATCTGGCCACGCTGTGCATCCGCCCCGACCAGATCGCGGTCATCTTTCCCACCCGTCCCGGCATGATGGTCAGCGCCGAGCCCGATGGCCCGCCGCCGCTGGAGGCGACGCTGACGGATCTGCGGCAGATGGGGGACCATGTGCTGCTGCGCTTCCGGCTGGAAAATGGGGAGGAACTGCTGGCCCGCCGTCCCCCCACGGCCGCCCTCCAGCGCGTGGCGCCGGGGCGGACCGCCCTGCTGGCATGGCAGCCGGGGCAGGCAATTGCCTTTCCGTTCCGGGGGGAAATGGGGTAG
- a CDS encoding M48 family metallopeptidase, whose amino-acid sequence MTTGAKAPATEVVPIASGQVAVQWRASPRARRISMRIDPRSGHVIITLPRGARRADGLALLRAHSAWVAAGLSRLPPRAELRHGGHVLLDGQSHEIRHAPQARRGVWLEEGLLHVSGAEEFIARRVMAWLRAQAEHLLPARLRLQAAQGGFRPTQVRLRDTRSRWGSCSSDGGIMLCWRLVMAPREVQHYIIAHELAHLRHMNHGPDFWHLVDQITPHRRQAEKWLHAHGAGLHRLGSA is encoded by the coding sequence ATGACCACGGGGGCGAAGGCGCCCGCGACCGAAGTCGTGCCCATCGCCTCGGGCCAGGTGGCGGTGCAGTGGCGGGCCTCGCCGCGGGCGCGGCGCATTTCCATGCGCATCGACCCGCGCAGCGGGCATGTCATCATCACTCTGCCGCGTGGCGCGCGCAGGGCGGACGGGCTGGCGCTGCTGCGCGCGCATTCCGCATGGGTCGCGGCGGGGCTGTCGCGCCTGCCGCCCCGGGCGGAACTGCGCCATGGCGGCCATGTCCTGCTTGATGGGCAAAGCCACGAGATCCGTCACGCGCCACAGGCGCGGCGCGGCGTATGGCTGGAAGAGGGGCTGCTGCATGTCAGCGGCGCGGAGGAATTCATCGCGCGCCGTGTCATGGCCTGGCTGCGCGCGCAGGCGGAGCATCTGCTGCCCGCGCGCCTGCGCCTTCAGGCCGCGCAGGGCGGGTTCCGCCCCACGCAGGTCAGGCTGCGCGACACCCGCAGCCGGTGGGGAAGCTGCTCATCCGATGGCGGCATCATGCTGTGCTGGCGGCTGGTCATGGCCCCACGGGAAGTGCAGCATTACATCATCGCCCATGAACTCGCGCATCTGCGGCACATGAACCACGGGCCGGATTTCTGGCATCTGGTGGACCAGATCACCCCCCACCGCCGGCAGGCCGAAAAATGGCTCCATGCCCATGGCGCGGGCCTGCACCGGCTGGGGTCCGCCTGA
- the miaA gene encoding tRNA (adenosine(37)-N6)-dimethylallyltransferase MiaA has product MTRPPAGSARVALIVAGPTCSGKSALALALARQVGGTVINADSMQVYRDLRILTARPDPHDEASVPHAVYGVLPAAESGSVAWWRVQAIAAAKAAWDEGRVPVFCGGTGMYFRALTQGLADIPQPPPAIRADARDMVARLGPEAVHALLRQADAETAATVRPTDGQRIARAWEVHAATGHGLAWWRREAVLPPLDARFIAVRLHPARDVLRAAIARRFQAMLGHGALDEVARLLAQDLPPTLPAMRAHGVPELAAVLRGAMTLEAAAEQAIRLTGQYTKRQATWFAHHALAAADDTFIHEKRFENCDPAQQMERWTNKIISFVINRIDAGQGFP; this is encoded by the coding sequence ATGACACGCCCCCCGGCGGGGTCGGCGCGTGTGGCGCTGATCGTGGCGGGTCCGACCTGTTCGGGCAAGTCCGCACTTGCGCTGGCGCTTGCACGGCAGGTGGGCGGTACCGTCATCAATGCCGATTCGATGCAGGTCTATCGCGACCTGCGCATCCTTACGGCCCGCCCCGACCCGCATGACGAGGCCAGCGTGCCACATGCAGTGTACGGTGTCCTGCCCGCGGCCGAAAGTGGCAGCGTGGCGTGGTGGCGCGTGCAGGCCATCGCGGCGGCGAAGGCGGCGTGGGATGAAGGGCGCGTGCCGGTGTTCTGCGGGGGCACCGGCATGTATTTCCGCGCGTTGACGCAGGGCCTGGCCGATATTCCCCAGCCCCCCCCCGCCATTCGCGCCGATGCGCGTGACATGGTGGCCCGGCTGGGGCCGGAGGCGGTGCATGCCCTGTTACGGCAGGCCGATGCCGAGACCGCCGCCACCGTGCGCCCGACCGATGGCCAGCGTATCGCGCGCGCATGGGAAGTGCACGCGGCGACCGGGCACGGCCTTGCGTGGTGGCGGCGCGAAGCCGTGCTGCCGCCGCTTGACGCCCGTTTCATCGCCGTGCGGCTGCACCCCGCGCGCGACGTGCTGCGCGCCGCCATCGCCCGGCGTTTTCAGGCCATGCTGGGCCATGGCGCGCTTGATGAGGTCGCCCGCCTGCTGGCGCAGGATCTTCCCCCCACCCTGCCCGCCATGCGCGCCCACGGGGTGCCGGAACTGGCCGCCGTGCTGCGCGGCGCGATGACGCTGGAGGCGGCGGCGGAGCAGGCCATCCGCCTGACCGGGCAGTACACCAAGCGGCAGGCGACATGGTTCGCCCACCATGCGCTGGCGGCGGCGGATGACACTTTTATTCACGAAAAACGATTTGAAAATTGCGACCCCGCGCAACAAATGGAAAGATGGACAAACAAAATCATTTCTTTTGTTATTAACCGCATTGACGCGGGCCAAGGGTTTCCGTAA
- a CDS encoding YcgN family cysteine cluster protein has product MTDDNPPFWETTPLKEMSRAQWESLCDGCGRCCLHKLREDETDEVLFTDVACRLLDTGTCQCTDYAHRQRRVQDCISLTPDMLADIDWLPPTCGYILVRDGEPLPWWHPLVSGTHESVHEAGISVSGRVVSEREAGMLEDHVIDWPGEAPRHAFRRTPPPRRS; this is encoded by the coding sequence ATGACGGACGATAACCCTCCCTTTTGGGAAACGACGCCGCTGAAAGAGATGTCGCGCGCGCAGTGGGAATCGCTGTGTGACGGCTGTGGGCGGTGCTGCCTGCACAAGCTGCGCGAGGACGAGACGGACGAGGTGCTGTTCACCGATGTCGCCTGCCGCCTGCTCGATACCGGAACCTGCCAGTGCACCGACTATGCCCATCGCCAGCGCCGGGTGCAGGACTGCATCAGCCTCACGCCGGACATGCTGGCCGATATCGACTGGCTTCCCCCCACCTGCGGCTACATTCTGGTGCGTGATGGCGAACCCCTGCCATGGTGGCACCCACTCGTGTCCGGCACGCACGAGAGCGTGCATGAGGCGGGCATATCCGTCAGTGGCCGGGTGGTCAGCGAACGTGAGGCGGGCATGCTGGAGGATCATGTGATCGACTGGCCGGGCGAAGCGCCCCGGCATGCCTTCCGCCGCACGCCCCCGCCCCGGCGTTCATGA
- a CDS encoding cation diffusion facilitator family transporter, with product MAHTASSRTVIFAALGGNLLVAATKFGAAFLTGSSSMLSEAIHSLIDTGNQGLLLVGIRRAQRPATVQHPFGHGLELYFWTFVVALLIFGVGAGVSFFEGVTHILHPQPAAHVVVNYVVLGVSIVFEGSVWLFALRAFRREGKGRRGWVEAVQVSKDPTVFTVLFEDTAALCGLAVALLGNILAEWLDMPVLDGVASIVIGCILALTAGFLALESQSLLTGEGVAPEVLAALRRMALAAQGVERLNEIRSLHFGPHDVLVAISVDFRNDMSAGQVEAVVSALERQIKQQYPDVTRVFIEAQDFRTQVVGAEVTGGAPTP from the coding sequence ATGGCGCATACCGCATCTTCCCGAACAGTCATTTTCGCCGCCCTTGGGGGCAACCTGCTGGTGGCGGCCACCAAATTTGGCGCGGCCTTCCTGACCGGCAGTTCCTCCATGCTGAGCGAGGCCATCCACTCCCTCATCGACACCGGCAATCAGGGCCTGCTTCTGGTGGGTATCCGCCGCGCGCAGCGCCCGGCCACGGTGCAGCACCCGTTCGGGCATGGCCTGGAACTGTATTTCTGGACTTTCGTGGTGGCGCTGCTGATTTTCGGGGTAGGGGCCGGTGTCTCCTTTTTTGAGGGGGTCACCCATATTCTCCACCCCCAGCCTGCGGCGCATGTGGTGGTCAATTACGTGGTGCTGGGGGTCAGCATCGTGTTCGAGGGGTCGGTCTGGCTGTTCGCCCTGCGCGCCTTCCGCAGGGAAGGCAAGGGCCGTCGCGGCTGGGTCGAGGCCGTGCAGGTCAGCAAGGATCCCACCGTTTTCACGGTCCTGTTCGAGGATACGGCGGCGCTGTGCGGCCTGGCCGTGGCGTTGCTGGGCAACATACTGGCCGAATGGCTGGACATGCCGGTTCTCGATGGCGTGGCCTCCATCGTGATCGGGTGCATCCTGGCCCTGACGGCGGGCTTTCTGGCGCTGGAATCCCAGTCCCTGCTGACGGGGGAAGGTGTCGCGCCGGAGGTGCTGGCCGCGCTGCGCCGCATGGCGCTGGCCGCGCAGGGCGTGGAGCGGCTGAACGAGATCCGCTCCCTGCATTTCGGCCCGCATGACGTGCTGGTGGCCATCAGCGTGGATTTCCGCAACGACATGAGCGCGGGGCAGGTCGAGGCCGTGGTCAGCGCGCTTGAACGCCAGATCAAGCAGCAGTACCCCGACGTGACGCGCGTGTTTATCGAGGCGCAGGACTTCCGCACCCAGGTCGTGGGTGCCGAAGTGACCGGCGGCGCGCCTACGCCGTGA
- the serB gene encoding phosphoserine phosphatase SerB codes for MADSSPSFSHTLVLVANRGATSLTPVDIQMARDLVRGAAPVTLSEGEAVEIACNAPATWDAPDIGAARDVFAGRHIDVLVTPRPNRRKRLLVADMDSTIVGCETLDDIATHAGIGEKIAEITRRSMNGEIEFEAALHERVALLRGLPVTVLEKAWKDVRLNTGAQELVRTMRAHGARTALVSGGFTFFTSRVAEICGFDENHANTLLASGGELTGEVGHPILGPDAKLAHLRRLVAQGGLDMTDAMATGDGANDLAMLRVAGTGIAFHAKPAVRREISNQVNATTLRSLLFAQGYHADEFVTA; via the coding sequence ATGGCTGACTCTTCCCCTTCCTTTTCCCATACCCTTGTACTGGTGGCCAACCGTGGCGCCACATCCCTCACACCGGTCGATATCCAGATGGCGCGCGACCTGGTACGGGGTGCGGCCCCTGTCACCCTGTCCGAAGGCGAAGCGGTCGAGATCGCGTGCAATGCGCCCGCCACATGGGACGCGCCCGATATCGGGGCGGCGCGCGACGTGTTTGCCGGGCGGCACATCGACGTGCTGGTAACGCCACGCCCGAACCGCCGCAAGCGCCTGCTGGTCGCGGACATGGACAGCACGATTGTCGGGTGCGAGACGCTGGATGATATCGCCACCCATGCCGGGATCGGTGAGAAGATCGCCGAGATCACGCGCCGGTCCATGAACGGGGAGATCGAATTCGAAGCCGCGCTGCATGAACGCGTCGCCCTGCTGCGTGGCCTGCCCGTCACCGTGCTGGAAAAGGCGTGGAAGGATGTCCGGCTAAACACCGGCGCGCAGGAACTGGTACGCACCATGCGCGCCCATGGCGCGCGCACCGCCCTCGTCTCCGGCGGGTTCACCTTCTTTACCAGCCGGGTGGCGGAGATATGCGGCTTTGATGAAAACCACGCCAATACGCTACTGGCCTCTGGCGGGGAACTGACGGGTGAGGTCGGCCATCCCATTCTGGGGCCGGATGCGAAACTGGCGCATCTGCGCCGCCTTGTCGCGCAGGGCGGGCTGGACATGACCGACGCCATGGCGACGGGCGATGGCGCGAACGACCTGGCCATGCTGCGCGTGGCGGGCACGGGCATCGCCTTCCACGCCAAGCCAGCCGTACGGCGCGAAATCAGCAACCAGGTCAACGCGACGACCCTGCGCAGCCTGCTGTTCGCCCAGGGTTACCACGCGGACGAATTCGTCACGGCGTAG
- a CDS encoding HlyD family secretion protein: MPLLRTLIRVVLTLAVVTMAIVMGVTLWDTYMIAPWTRDGRVRVYVVDVAPEVSGTVVQLPVVDNQFVHRGDPLFVLDPVRFRLAIREAQARLDGALEDLKLKQNDARRRMGLGGIVSAEEQEVFNSNVATQIASVDAARAALDLAKLNLQRSILYSPVNGNITNLNLRVGDYVTEGHARLAVIDADSYWVNGYFEETKMWGVHVGDEARVKLMGYKDIIPGHVVSIARGINDQNGKPDGLGLQDVSPIFTWVRLAQRIPVRIHLDHVPDSVTLAAGMTATISVGPQARTQRGRLTTWLQDHL, encoded by the coding sequence ATGCCCCTGCTGCGCACCCTCATCCGTGTGGTCCTGACCCTGGCGGTCGTGACGATGGCCATCGTCATGGGAGTCACCTTATGGGACACCTACATGATTGCTCCGTGGACACGTGACGGGCGTGTCCGTGTCTATGTCGTGGACGTGGCGCCCGAAGTCTCGGGAACGGTCGTGCAGCTTCCCGTGGTGGACAACCAGTTCGTGCACCGGGGCGACCCCCTGTTCGTGCTTGACCCCGTGCGTTTCCGCCTGGCCATCCGCGAGGCGCAGGCCCGCCTTGACGGCGCGCTGGAAGACCTGAAGCTCAAGCAGAACGACGCACGCCGCCGCATGGGGCTGGGTGGCATCGTCTCGGCGGAAGAGCAGGAAGTCTTCAACTCGAACGTGGCGACGCAGATCGCCTCGGTCGATGCGGCGCGCGCGGCCCTTGACCTGGCCAAGCTGAACCTCCAGCGCTCCATCCTGTATTCCCCGGTCAATGGCAACATCACCAACCTGAACCTGCGGGTGGGTGATTACGTGACCGAGGGCCATGCCCGCCTGGCCGTGATCGACGCCGATTCCTACTGGGTCAACGGCTATTTCGAGGAAACGAAGATGTGGGGCGTGCACGTGGGGGATGAAGCCCGCGTCAAGCTCATGGGGTACAAGGACATCATTCCGGGCCATGTGGTCAGTATCGCCCGTGGTATCAATGACCAGAACGGCAAGCCCGACGGGCTCGGGCTGCAGGATGTCAGCCCGATCTTTACATGGGTGCGACTGGCGCAGCGTATTCCGGTGCGCATCCATCTCGACCATGTGCCTGACAGCGTGACACTGGCGGCGGGCATGACCGCCACGATCAGCGTGGGTCCGCAGGCCCGTACCCAACGCGGCCGTCTGACGACATGGCTGCAAGACCATCTGTAA
- a CDS encoding extracellular solute-binding protein, with the protein MKDRFLSVPQFAPPFVPCRFRHPALLPLLVVGGLSMLPACAAAAHVRARPALVVATMDSRLEQAQNMAFFQPFARASGQAVARRVWSGTLAELDSHGLHAGSGGPWSLVFTEDSTIRAACMQGLVVHLAGSSANPDGCGAPGLTTQVVVAWDQAWRRTAPRWADFWDIVRFPGKRGLRRDPRTTLEIALMADGVAPADVYGQLATPEGVERAFRKLSQLRPYITWWSTPADAASILERGQVLMSSAPADAVRTIAARRRDTIGVNTDMALSYGLSWGVVAGQSAEQLVQSRNLLHFIVQPDRQADFLTRYPAAAQQPAGAAPGTALPMDVQFWQTHYAPLSQRFDTWLRDAG; encoded by the coding sequence GTGAAAGATCGTTTCCTGTCCGTGCCCCAGTTCGCGCCCCCGTTCGTGCCCTGCCGTTTCCGCCATCCAGCCCTGCTCCCCCTGCTTGTGGTGGGTGGTCTGTCCATGCTGCCTGCGTGCGCGGCCGCCGCGCATGTGCGCGCCAGACCCGCCCTGGTGGTGGCGACAATGGATTCGCGGCTGGAACAGGCGCAGAATATGGCGTTTTTCCAGCCCTTTGCCCGGGCGTCCGGTCAGGCGGTGGCGCGCAGGGTCTGGAGTGGCACCCTGGCGGAACTGGACAGCCATGGCCTGCACGCGGGCAGCGGCGGCCCATGGTCGCTGGTCTTTACCGAGGACAGCACCATCCGCGCCGCCTGCATGCAGGGTCTGGTCGTGCATCTGGCGGGCAGCAGCGCCAACCCCGATGGCTGCGGCGCGCCGGGGCTGACCACGCAGGTGGTGGTGGCGTGGGACCAGGCATGGCGCAGGACGGCGCCGCGCTGGGCCGATTTCTGGGACATCGTGCGCTTTCCCGGCAAGCGTGGCCTGCGGCGCGACCCGCGCACGACGCTGGAAATCGCGCTTATGGCCGATGGCGTCGCCCCGGCCGATGTCTATGGCCAGCTGGCCACGCCGGAGGGGGTGGAGCGCGCCTTTCGCAAGCTCAGCCAGTTGCGGCCTTACATAACGTGGTGGTCCACGCCCGCCGATGCCGCCAGTATCCTTGAACGCGGGCAGGTGCTGATGAGCAGCGCACCGGCGGATGCGGTACGCACCATCGCCGCGCGCCGCCGGGATACGATCGGGGTCAATACGGACATGGCGCTGTCCTATGGCCTGTCATGGGGGGTCGTGGCGGGCCAGTCGGCGGAGCAACTGGTGCAGTCGCGCAACCTGCTGCACTTCATTGTCCAGCCCGACCGGCAGGCCGACTTCCTGACCCGCTATCCCGCCGCCGCGCAGCAGCCCGCCGGGGCCGCGCCGGGCACCGCACTGCCCATGGACGTGCAGTTCTGGCAGACCCATTACGCCCCCCTGTCGCAGCGGTTCGACACCTGGCTGCGGGACGCGGGCTGA
- a CDS encoding MarR family winged helix-turn-helix transcriptional regulator, translating into MPDLERNEKELSFGRRLARLGAAWRRQVDHDLREYGLTEATWRPVLYLGLLPPPVRQTDLVRALEIEAPSVGRLLDVLERSGLVFRSPDREDKRSKLVSLTEKGERTARQVRHAVEAVSRRLLQGISTPELLACYSVFERIEANLHNRSFQPAEMAGSRS; encoded by the coding sequence ATGCCCGATCTGGAGCGCAATGAGAAAGAACTGTCGTTTGGTCGTCGCCTCGCCCGGCTGGGTGCGGCATGGCGGCGGCAGGTCGATCACGATCTGCGCGAATATGGCCTGACCGAGGCGACATGGCGGCCGGTCCTGTACCTTGGCCTGCTGCCGCCGCCCGTCCGCCAGACCGATCTGGTGCGCGCGCTTGAAATCGAGGCCCCGTCCGTTGGCCGCCTGCTTGACGTGCTGGAACGCAGCGGGCTCGTCTTCCGCTCCCCCGACCGCGAGGACAAACGCTCCAAGCTCGTCAGCCTGACGGAAAAGGGAGAGCGCACCGCGCGTCAGGTCCGCCACGCGGTGGAAGCCGTCTCGCGCCGCCTGCTCCAGGGCATATCCACCCCCGAACTGCTGGCGTGCTATTCGGTCTTTGAACGGATCGAGGCCAATCTGCACAACCGGAGCTTCCAGCCGGCCGAAATGGCGGGAAGCCGGTCATGA